TCCTGCCTGGAGCACTGCCATCCCCAAGGCTATAAATCCACAGGGTacctgtgctggggctgagcaccctGGTCTGCCTGCTCGGCTGCTCTGGGGCCCGCAGTCATGCTCCCTGCACCCCCTGATGCCcccgctgctcccagcaccaccGGGCCATGTCCTGCCCCGCGTCCCCCTGCCAGGTGTTAGCCGAACGCTTGCTGTGCGGCGCTGCCTCCCCTGTGCCTCCCACCACGGTAATAAACCACTTGATGCTCTCAGCGGGTCCTTGAGCTCTGAGCTCCTTGGAGTGCTGTTGGCTTTGTTCGACGCTTTGATGAGCTCGAGAGCTCGGGAGGGGGGAGCATGCTGCGATACCGGGGGGCTCCGTCCTCGGGGGGCTCCTGGCTCGGCCCAGGGTGATGGGGAGCCgggggcagagaggggctgcTCCAGGCTCGGGGGTCCCGCCCCCGTCCCGGCGCCCCCGTGGGCACACGGTGGGAGGGTCCCGAGGGCCGCCGGGCCGCTGGGGGTCCCGCTCCCCGGTCCGGAGGCGGCCGGGGGCCGGAGCGGGAACCGTGCCCGGGGTGACCGACGGGGGtcggccccgccgcctgcccccTGCAGGCTGACCCCtgcccgccgcggccccgcgcAGCAgcttcgggggggggggggggggggggggggggcgggggcctGCGCGGCGCGGGGAAAAGCGGGGGCGCCGCGCTCGGAGGAATACGGCGGCGGCGCAGCGGGGagcgcggggccgccccggccCTATAAAAGCGCGTCCGCGCCCGGCgggctgcggcggcggcggcggctctgGTCCAGGTGCGGCGGCGGCTCCGGTAACGGTGAACGGCAACTTCCCGGTGGGGCGGgtgtcccgtcccgtcccgtcccgtcccgtcccgtcccgtcccgtcccgtcccgtcccgtcccgtccgCTCCGCCGTGCGCTGCGGGGTCGGCGGGTCCCCGTGCGTCCCGGTGCCCGTCGGCGCGGCGGCTCCCTGCCTATCCCCGTTCCCACGCCCGGGCTGCCGGGTCCCGGTCGCGGTGTCTTTCGGCGCGGCCGGTTCCCCCCGTCCCTCTCGTCCCCGTTCCTCCCCTGGGACTGGTGGGTCCCCGTGCCCCGGCGCGGCGGGATCCTTCCCCAGGCTCATCCCTGTCGAGCACCGGGCTGACGGCTCCCGGCGTGCCGGTGCCCGGCCCCCGGTGACGGCGCTTCCCATCGGGTCTCTTCCAGCCCCGCACCCGGCGGCGACATGTGGCTCCTGGAGCGGCTGCGCGGCGTGGCAGAGAACGGCGGCTCCCGGGGCGCGGGGCCAGAGGAGTCCCCGCGGGGTTCCCGCTACAGCAACGTCCTCACCCCCGACAAGATCCCCGACTTCTTCATCCCGCCCAAGCTGAGTGCGGCGCCTGCTGAGGCCGAAGGCTCCGAGGCCCCTGCGCCACCAGCCCTGGGTCCCTCTGCCTCAGAGCAGGACCTGGCGGGGCGCAAGCCCccgcgcagcccccggccgcccaGCCGGCCCCGGCCGAAGGCAACTGGCCGGCACATCATCCAGATCGAGAGCGCCGAGGACTGGACGGCTGAGGGGGGCTTCGGCACAAATGCGGACCCTCAGGCACAGACGGCCATGTCGCTGCCCTACGTGCCCAAGGCGCAGACCTCCTACGGCTTCGCCACGCTGGTGGAGAGCCCCCACACGCGGCGCAAAGAATCGCTCTTCCACAGTGagcacagcagcctctgcccctCGCCGGCCACCTCCCCCAGTGCCCAGCGCAGGGCTAAGCTCAATGGTGAGAGCGGGTCCCGGGCACCTGCCGACCTGGGGGCAGCCCTCATGCACCCCGGCCGCTACTTCAGTGGCGGCGAGAGCGACACGTGTTCCTCGGCCGAGTCCTCGCCCTTTGGCTCCCCGCTGCTGTCTCGCTCCGTCTCTCTGCTGAAGATCTTCAGCCAGGAGAGCCAGTCCAAGGTCATCAAGCTGAAGCACTCGGTGGCCCGCAACAGCTCACTGTCCACCGATGACAGCTCGGCCGACACCAGCCCCAGCGCCCAGCGCCGTGGCAGGagcaccccgggggggggggcagctgccagcagccccagacCTGCCGCAGGGCCGACACCGCGAGCACAGCCTGCGCCTCAGCCGGGGTGGCATCCTGCGCCTGGCCGCCGACTACGACCCCTCCAACGCCCGGCTCCGCGTGCGGCTCATCTCCGCCGAGGACCTCTACGATGCCCTGGTCGACGTGCGCAGCATCAACTGCTGCGTCTCACTGTGCCTCAACcctgggaagctgcagaagcagcgCAGCACCATCGTCAAGAACAGCCGCAACCCCAGCTTCAACGAGGACTTCTTCTTCGACGGGTTGGGCCCTGGCCACGTCAGGAAGCTGTCCCTGAAGCTGAAGGTGGTCAACAAGGGCAGCAGCCTGAAGCGGGACACACtgctgggggagaaggagcTCCCGCTCACCACCCTCCTGGCCGGCCTGTAGGCAGCCCTGGAGGGAGCTCGCCCATGGGGCTGGGGTGCGGGAGGGCTGGGGCCAGCCCTGGCCCCTCTGGAGGAGGGTTCAGAGGGGCCCCCCCCAGAGGAGGGCCGGGGCCATGGCGAGTTTCAGGTACAGAGGGCTGGGTCCCCGGGAGCGGTCCCGCTGTGGGGCGCTGCCAGCGTCAGCCCTCTCGTGGCAGCCGCAGCctctcccctccatcccctcccagctccgTTCCCGGGGCTGCGGCTCCTGGAGCCCAGCAGGAGCCACCGGCCCTGTCCCCATCGGGAAGGATGGATGTCACCTGCTGGGCTCTTCCCTCCCTGGGTTC
This region of Oxyura jamaicensis isolate SHBP4307 breed ruddy duck chromosome 28 unlocalized genomic scaffold, BPBGC_Ojam_1.0 oxy28_random_OJ126, whole genome shotgun sequence genomic DNA includes:
- the C2CD4C gene encoding LOW QUALITY PROTEIN: C2 calcium-dependent domain-containing protein 4C (The sequence of the model RefSeq protein was modified relative to this genomic sequence to represent the inferred CDS: inserted 2 bases in 1 codon) → MWLLERLRGVAENGGSRGAGPEESPRGSRYSNVLTPDKIPDFFIPPKLSAAPAEAEGSEAPAPPALGPSASEQDLAGRKPPRSPRPPSRPRPKATGRHIIQIESAEDWTAEGGFGTNADPQAQTAMSLPYVPKAQTSYGFATLVESPHTRRKESLFHSEHSSLCPSPATSPSAQRRAKLNGESGSRAPADLGAALMHPGRYFSGGESDTCSSAESSPFGSPLLSRSVSLLKIFSQESQSKVIKLKHSVARNSSLSTDDSSADTSPSAQRRGRSTPGGGAAASSPXDLPQGRHREHSLRLSRGGILRLAADYDPSNARLRVRLISAEDLYDALVDVRSINCCVSLCLNPGKLQKQRSTIVKNSRNPSFNEDFFFDGLGPGHVRKLSLKLKVVNKGSSLKRDTLLGEKELPLTTLLAGL